Proteins encoded by one window of Hylaeus volcanicus isolate JK05 chromosome 7, UHH_iyHylVolc1.0_haploid, whole genome shotgun sequence:
- the LOC128879474 gene encoding monocarboxylate transporter 3 isoform X2, whose protein sequence is MGPANSREQIGEQIGDDDGLQIHPKTTANNITESEYSVEEHARLTSADGAGDEASPDDEGGSLCEYHDIPPPPDGGYGWVVVFASFMCNMIVDGIAYTFGVFLGEFVTYFGEGKGKTAWVGSLLSGMYLSAGPVVSALTNKYGCRAVCMAGSFLGAAAFVLSTFSTSVNMLMMTYGVMGGIGFGLIYLPAVVCVGYYFETKRSLATGIAVCGSGFGTFAFAPLATMLLESYSWKGANLILAGLILNCAVFGALMRPLEYPKVSSVKPLLQRMAEEKRFQMERGSIGGSYFMVQLPDGSMEKRMKMPINIDPGVHSSFNLDQLVPVPTVPTLPTISEVKVQEHSSSGATSNSGSMDLKTISSKSKSKRNIDDTKDASEKSENEFKPVIPRNASQPAFTTHVQGLPKNGSVPFFDRIRKTSTGERYKPSLSAIKNSRSTLNSNGDIRKSLHLRLSTSSVMGSRNNNAEVDDSESITFTTSKSSIPKEKPQIIRPLSRKDIFYSGSVVNLPEYQSQKSLANYRQSVLSLPKSVRGDIKDTDVEKAREQPLCPCLVLPDSFKEALATMMDVSLLKNPVFLLIGISNVFGMAGLYVPFVYLVDAAVQDKIERNSASYLLSIIGITNTVGRVACGYIADFPQVDSLLLNNICLIISTVAVAATPFCHSFVAYIIMSIFFGIAISGYISLTSIILVDLLGLDKLTNAFGLLILFRGAAAIVGSPLAGAVYDATKSYSIPFFMAGFFFFMSTVTSFMAPAMKRCTTPQTQPVILDTLTPIDEDIEEENEDDIPEIVETAPSPQEPPEKEIKQIESVL, encoded by the exons ACGGAAAGCGAGTATTCTGTAGAAGAACATGCAAGATTAACTAGCGCCGATGGGGCAGGAGATGAGGCATCTCCAGATGATGAGGGGGGCTCATTGTGCGAATACCATGACATACCACCTCCACCAGATGGTGGTTACGGTTGGGTTGTGGTATTTGCATCATTCATGTGTAACATGATAGTGGATGGTATTGCCTACACATTTGGCGTTTTCCTGGGAGAATTTGTTACGTATTTTGGAGAAGGAAAAGGCAAGACTGCATGGGTTGGCTCGTTGTTATCTGGGATGTACCTCAGTGCTG GACCTGTTGTCAGTGCTTTAACAAATAAGTATGGCTGCAGGGCAGTTTGTATGGCTGGTAGTTTTTTAGGTGCAGCGGCATTTGTACTTTCAACGTTTTCAACTAGTGTAAATATGCTAATGATGACTTATGGCGTCATGGGAG GAATTGGATTTGGTCTAATATATTTACCAGCGGTAGTGTGCGtaggttattatttcgaaacCAAAAGATCTCTAGCTACAGGCATTGCTGTATGCGGTTCAGGATTTGGAACATTTGCATTTGCTCCTCTTGCCACAATGTTACTAGAATCGTATAGTTGGAAGGGAGCAAACTTGATTCTTGCTGGCCTTATTTTAAATTGCGCT GTGTTTGGTGCATTGATGAGGCCGTTAGAGTACCCGAAGGTATCTTCTGTTAAACCACTGTTACAAAGAATGGCAGAGGAGAAAAGATTTCAAATGGAGCGCGGGAGTATCGGAGGTTCTTACTTCATGGTACAACTGCCTGATGGATCCATGGAGAAAAGAATGAAGATGCCTATTAACATTGATCCTGGCGTACACTCCAGTTTCAATTTAGACCAATTAGTGCCTG TTCCGACGGTGCCAACCCTTCCCACTATATCGGAAGTGAAAGTGCAAGAGCACTCATCCAGTGGAGCAACCAGCAACAGTGGCAGCATGGATCTGAAGACTATCTCCAGCAAGTCGAAGAGCAAAAGGAACATAGACGATACCAAAGATGCATCAGAAAAGTCTGAGAACGAATTCAAGCCAGTTATTCCTAGAAATGCTTCGCAGCCTGCCTTCACGACTCACGTGCAAGGTTTACCCAAGAACGGGTCCGTACCTTTCTTCGATAGAATTCGCAAAACTAGCACTGGCGAAAGATACAAGCCAAGTCTTAGCGCGATTAAGAATTCCAGATCAACGTTGAATTCTAATGGCGATATTAGAAAAAGCTTGCATTTAAGACTTTCCACGAGCAGCGTTATGGGCTCTCGGAATAATAATGCAGAAGTGGAT GACAGCGAGAGTATTACTTTTACCACTAGCAAATCTAGTATCCCAAAGGAAAAGCCACAAATTATTCGGCCTTTGTCGAGAAAGGACATTTTTTACAGCGGCAGTGTAGTTAATTTGCCAGAATACCAGAGTCAGAAATCACTCGCGAATTATCGTCAGAGCGTTCTTTCATTACCAAAATCTGTTCGCGGAGATATTAAAGATACCGACGTTGAGAAGGCGCGTGAAC aaccTCTATGTCCCTGTTTGGTGTTACCTGACTCGTTTAAAGAGGCTCTGGCAACAATGATGGACGTATCTCTATTGAAAAACCcggtatttcttttaattggtATCAGTAATGTCTTTGGAATGGCTGGATTGTACGTCCCCTTCGTGTACTTAGTAGACGCTGCAGTTCAAGAT aaaatcgaaagaaactCTGCGTCTTATCTATTATCTATAATCGGTATCACAAATACCGTGGGTCGCGTAGCCTGCGGTTACATCGCAGACTTTCCTCAAGTGGACTCCTTGCTGTTGAACAATATCTGTTTAATTATATCAACGGTTGCCGTAGCCGCGACTCCGTTTTGCCATTCGTTCGTTGCTTACATCATCATGAGTATCTTCTTCGGCATAGCTATTT cTGGATACATCTCCTTGACATCGATTATCCTGGTAGATCTCTTAGGATTGGACAAATTGACAAACGCGTTTGGCCttctaattttattcagaGGAGCCGCCGCTATCGTTGGCTCACCCTTGGCAGGCGCCGTTTACGACGCAACGAAAAGCTACAGCATCCCATTCTTCATGGCAggattcttcttcttcatgaGCACCGTTACCAGTTTCATGGCTCCAGCGATGAAACGGTGCACAACGCCACAG ACACAGCCTGTGATATTAGATACATTGACTCCCATCGATGAAGatatcgaagaagaaaacgaggaCGACATCCCCGAAATCGTAGAAACCGCGCCATCCCCGCAAGAACCACccgagaaagaaattaagcAAATAGAGTCTGTTTTATAA
- the LOC128879474 gene encoding monocarboxylate transporter 3 isoform X5, giving the protein MAYAEQRVDTLNTESEYSVEEHARLTSADGAGDEASPDDEGGSLCEYHDIPPPPDGGYGWVVVFASFMCNMIVDGIAYTFGVFLGEFVTYFGEGKGKTAWVGSLLSGMYLSAGPVVSALTNKYGCRAVCMAGSFLGAAAFVLSTFSTSVNMLMMTYGVMGGIGFGLIYLPAVVCVGYYFETKRSLATGIAVCGSGFGTFAFAPLATMLLESYSWKGANLILAGLILNCAVFGALMRPLEYPKVSSVKPLLQRMAEEKRFQMERGSIGGSYFMVQLPDGSMEKRMKMPINIDPGVHSSFNLDQLVPGTPLTPVPTVPTLPTISEVKVQEHSSSGATSNSGSMDLKTISSKSKSKRNIDDTKDASEKSENEFKPVIPRNASQPAFTTHVQGLPKNGSVPFFDRIRKTSTGERYKPSLSAIKNSRSTLNSNGDIRKSLHLRLSTSSVMGSRNNNAEVDDSESITFTTSKSSIPKEKPQIIRPLSRKDIFYSGSVVNLPEYQSQKSLANYRQSVLSLPKSVRGDIKDTDVEKAREQPLCPCLVLPDSFKEALATMMDVSLLKNPVFLLIGISNVFGMAGLYVPFVYLVDAAVQDKIERNSASYLLSIIGITNTVGRVACGYIADFPQVDSLLLNNICLIISTVAVAATPFCHSFVAYIIMSIFFGIAISGYISLTSIILVDLLGLDKLTNAFGLLILFRGAAAIVGSPLAGAVYDATKSYSIPFFMAGFFFFMSTVTSFMAPAMKRCTTPQTQPVILDTLTPIDEDIEEENEDDIPEIVETAPSPQEPPEKEIKQIESVL; this is encoded by the exons ACGGAAAGCGAGTATTCTGTAGAAGAACATGCAAGATTAACTAGCGCCGATGGGGCAGGAGATGAGGCATCTCCAGATGATGAGGGGGGCTCATTGTGCGAATACCATGACATACCACCTCCACCAGATGGTGGTTACGGTTGGGTTGTGGTATTTGCATCATTCATGTGTAACATGATAGTGGATGGTATTGCCTACACATTTGGCGTTTTCCTGGGAGAATTTGTTACGTATTTTGGAGAAGGAAAAGGCAAGACTGCATGGGTTGGCTCGTTGTTATCTGGGATGTACCTCAGTGCTG GACCTGTTGTCAGTGCTTTAACAAATAAGTATGGCTGCAGGGCAGTTTGTATGGCTGGTAGTTTTTTAGGTGCAGCGGCATTTGTACTTTCAACGTTTTCAACTAGTGTAAATATGCTAATGATGACTTATGGCGTCATGGGAG GAATTGGATTTGGTCTAATATATTTACCAGCGGTAGTGTGCGtaggttattatttcgaaacCAAAAGATCTCTAGCTACAGGCATTGCTGTATGCGGTTCAGGATTTGGAACATTTGCATTTGCTCCTCTTGCCACAATGTTACTAGAATCGTATAGTTGGAAGGGAGCAAACTTGATTCTTGCTGGCCTTATTTTAAATTGCGCT GTGTTTGGTGCATTGATGAGGCCGTTAGAGTACCCGAAGGTATCTTCTGTTAAACCACTGTTACAAAGAATGGCAGAGGAGAAAAGATTTCAAATGGAGCGCGGGAGTATCGGAGGTTCTTACTTCATGGTACAACTGCCTGATGGATCCATGGAGAAAAGAATGAAGATGCCTATTAACATTGATCCTGGCGTACACTCCAGTTTCAATTTAGACCAATTAGTGCCTG GAACTCCTTTAACACCAGTTCCGACGGTGCCAACCCTTCCCACTATATCGGAAGTGAAAGTGCAAGAGCACTCATCCAGTGGAGCAACCAGCAACAGTGGCAGCATGGATCTGAAGACTATCTCCAGCAAGTCGAAGAGCAAAAGGAACATAGACGATACCAAAGATGCATCAGAAAAGTCTGAGAACGAATTCAAGCCAGTTATTCCTAGAAATGCTTCGCAGCCTGCCTTCACGACTCACGTGCAAGGTTTACCCAAGAACGGGTCCGTACCTTTCTTCGATAGAATTCGCAAAACTAGCACTGGCGAAAGATACAAGCCAAGTCTTAGCGCGATTAAGAATTCCAGATCAACGTTGAATTCTAATGGCGATATTAGAAAAAGCTTGCATTTAAGACTTTCCACGAGCAGCGTTATGGGCTCTCGGAATAATAATGCAGAAGTGGAT GACAGCGAGAGTATTACTTTTACCACTAGCAAATCTAGTATCCCAAAGGAAAAGCCACAAATTATTCGGCCTTTGTCGAGAAAGGACATTTTTTACAGCGGCAGTGTAGTTAATTTGCCAGAATACCAGAGTCAGAAATCACTCGCGAATTATCGTCAGAGCGTTCTTTCATTACCAAAATCTGTTCGCGGAGATATTAAAGATACCGACGTTGAGAAGGCGCGTGAAC aaccTCTATGTCCCTGTTTGGTGTTACCTGACTCGTTTAAAGAGGCTCTGGCAACAATGATGGACGTATCTCTATTGAAAAACCcggtatttcttttaattggtATCAGTAATGTCTTTGGAATGGCTGGATTGTACGTCCCCTTCGTGTACTTAGTAGACGCTGCAGTTCAAGAT aaaatcgaaagaaactCTGCGTCTTATCTATTATCTATAATCGGTATCACAAATACCGTGGGTCGCGTAGCCTGCGGTTACATCGCAGACTTTCCTCAAGTGGACTCCTTGCTGTTGAACAATATCTGTTTAATTATATCAACGGTTGCCGTAGCCGCGACTCCGTTTTGCCATTCGTTCGTTGCTTACATCATCATGAGTATCTTCTTCGGCATAGCTATTT cTGGATACATCTCCTTGACATCGATTATCCTGGTAGATCTCTTAGGATTGGACAAATTGACAAACGCGTTTGGCCttctaattttattcagaGGAGCCGCCGCTATCGTTGGCTCACCCTTGGCAGGCGCCGTTTACGACGCAACGAAAAGCTACAGCATCCCATTCTTCATGGCAggattcttcttcttcatgaGCACCGTTACCAGTTTCATGGCTCCAGCGATGAAACGGTGCACAACGCCACAG ACACAGCCTGTGATATTAGATACATTGACTCCCATCGATGAAGatatcgaagaagaaaacgaggaCGACATCCCCGAAATCGTAGAAACCGCGCCATCCCCGCAAGAACCACccgagaaagaaattaagcAAATAGAGTCTGTTTTATAA
- the LOC128879474 gene encoding monocarboxylate transporter 3 isoform X6, whose amino-acid sequence MSPKNKTESEYSVEEHARLTSADGAGDEASPDDEGGSLCEYHDIPPPPDGGYGWVVVFASFMCNMIVDGIAYTFGVFLGEFVTYFGEGKGKTAWVGSLLSGMYLSAGPVVSALTNKYGCRAVCMAGSFLGAAAFVLSTFSTSVNMLMMTYGVMGGIGFGLIYLPAVVCVGYYFETKRSLATGIAVCGSGFGTFAFAPLATMLLESYSWKGANLILAGLILNCAVFGALMRPLEYPKVSSVKPLLQRMAEEKRFQMERGSIGGSYFMVQLPDGSMEKRMKMPINIDPGVHSSFNLDQLVPGTPLTPVPTVPTLPTISEVKVQEHSSSGATSNSGSMDLKTISSKSKSKRNIDDTKDASEKSENEFKPVIPRNASQPAFTTHVQGLPKNGSVPFFDRIRKTSTGERYKPSLSAIKNSRSTLNSNGDIRKSLHLRLSTSSVMGSRNNNAEVDDSESITFTTSKSSIPKEKPQIIRPLSRKDIFYSGSVVNLPEYQSQKSLANYRQSVLSLPKSVRGDIKDTDVEKAREQPLCPCLVLPDSFKEALATMMDVSLLKNPVFLLIGISNVFGMAGLYVPFVYLVDAAVQDKIERNSASYLLSIIGITNTVGRVACGYIADFPQVDSLLLNNICLIISTVAVAATPFCHSFVAYIIMSIFFGIAISGYISLTSIILVDLLGLDKLTNAFGLLILFRGAAAIVGSPLAGAVYDATKSYSIPFFMAGFFFFMSTVTSFMAPAMKRCTTPQTQPVILDTLTPIDEDIEEENEDDIPEIVETAPSPQEPPEKEIKQIESVL is encoded by the exons ACGGAAAGCGAGTATTCTGTAGAAGAACATGCAAGATTAACTAGCGCCGATGGGGCAGGAGATGAGGCATCTCCAGATGATGAGGGGGGCTCATTGTGCGAATACCATGACATACCACCTCCACCAGATGGTGGTTACGGTTGGGTTGTGGTATTTGCATCATTCATGTGTAACATGATAGTGGATGGTATTGCCTACACATTTGGCGTTTTCCTGGGAGAATTTGTTACGTATTTTGGAGAAGGAAAAGGCAAGACTGCATGGGTTGGCTCGTTGTTATCTGGGATGTACCTCAGTGCTG GACCTGTTGTCAGTGCTTTAACAAATAAGTATGGCTGCAGGGCAGTTTGTATGGCTGGTAGTTTTTTAGGTGCAGCGGCATTTGTACTTTCAACGTTTTCAACTAGTGTAAATATGCTAATGATGACTTATGGCGTCATGGGAG GAATTGGATTTGGTCTAATATATTTACCAGCGGTAGTGTGCGtaggttattatttcgaaacCAAAAGATCTCTAGCTACAGGCATTGCTGTATGCGGTTCAGGATTTGGAACATTTGCATTTGCTCCTCTTGCCACAATGTTACTAGAATCGTATAGTTGGAAGGGAGCAAACTTGATTCTTGCTGGCCTTATTTTAAATTGCGCT GTGTTTGGTGCATTGATGAGGCCGTTAGAGTACCCGAAGGTATCTTCTGTTAAACCACTGTTACAAAGAATGGCAGAGGAGAAAAGATTTCAAATGGAGCGCGGGAGTATCGGAGGTTCTTACTTCATGGTACAACTGCCTGATGGATCCATGGAGAAAAGAATGAAGATGCCTATTAACATTGATCCTGGCGTACACTCCAGTTTCAATTTAGACCAATTAGTGCCTG GAACTCCTTTAACACCAGTTCCGACGGTGCCAACCCTTCCCACTATATCGGAAGTGAAAGTGCAAGAGCACTCATCCAGTGGAGCAACCAGCAACAGTGGCAGCATGGATCTGAAGACTATCTCCAGCAAGTCGAAGAGCAAAAGGAACATAGACGATACCAAAGATGCATCAGAAAAGTCTGAGAACGAATTCAAGCCAGTTATTCCTAGAAATGCTTCGCAGCCTGCCTTCACGACTCACGTGCAAGGTTTACCCAAGAACGGGTCCGTACCTTTCTTCGATAGAATTCGCAAAACTAGCACTGGCGAAAGATACAAGCCAAGTCTTAGCGCGATTAAGAATTCCAGATCAACGTTGAATTCTAATGGCGATATTAGAAAAAGCTTGCATTTAAGACTTTCCACGAGCAGCGTTATGGGCTCTCGGAATAATAATGCAGAAGTGGAT GACAGCGAGAGTATTACTTTTACCACTAGCAAATCTAGTATCCCAAAGGAAAAGCCACAAATTATTCGGCCTTTGTCGAGAAAGGACATTTTTTACAGCGGCAGTGTAGTTAATTTGCCAGAATACCAGAGTCAGAAATCACTCGCGAATTATCGTCAGAGCGTTCTTTCATTACCAAAATCTGTTCGCGGAGATATTAAAGATACCGACGTTGAGAAGGCGCGTGAAC aaccTCTATGTCCCTGTTTGGTGTTACCTGACTCGTTTAAAGAGGCTCTGGCAACAATGATGGACGTATCTCTATTGAAAAACCcggtatttcttttaattggtATCAGTAATGTCTTTGGAATGGCTGGATTGTACGTCCCCTTCGTGTACTTAGTAGACGCTGCAGTTCAAGAT aaaatcgaaagaaactCTGCGTCTTATCTATTATCTATAATCGGTATCACAAATACCGTGGGTCGCGTAGCCTGCGGTTACATCGCAGACTTTCCTCAAGTGGACTCCTTGCTGTTGAACAATATCTGTTTAATTATATCAACGGTTGCCGTAGCCGCGACTCCGTTTTGCCATTCGTTCGTTGCTTACATCATCATGAGTATCTTCTTCGGCATAGCTATTT cTGGATACATCTCCTTGACATCGATTATCCTGGTAGATCTCTTAGGATTGGACAAATTGACAAACGCGTTTGGCCttctaattttattcagaGGAGCCGCCGCTATCGTTGGCTCACCCTTGGCAGGCGCCGTTTACGACGCAACGAAAAGCTACAGCATCCCATTCTTCATGGCAggattcttcttcttcatgaGCACCGTTACCAGTTTCATGGCTCCAGCGATGAAACGGTGCACAACGCCACAG ACACAGCCTGTGATATTAGATACATTGACTCCCATCGATGAAGatatcgaagaagaaaacgaggaCGACATCCCCGAAATCGTAGAAACCGCGCCATCCCCGCAAGAACCACccgagaaagaaattaagcAAATAGAGTCTGTTTTATAA
- the LOC128879474 gene encoding monocarboxylate transporter 3 isoform X1 encodes MGPANSREQIGEQIGDDDGLQIHPKTTANNITESEYSVEEHARLTSADGAGDEASPDDEGGSLCEYHDIPPPPDGGYGWVVVFASFMCNMIVDGIAYTFGVFLGEFVTYFGEGKGKTAWVGSLLSGMYLSAGPVVSALTNKYGCRAVCMAGSFLGAAAFVLSTFSTSVNMLMMTYGVMGGIGFGLIYLPAVVCVGYYFETKRSLATGIAVCGSGFGTFAFAPLATMLLESYSWKGANLILAGLILNCAVFGALMRPLEYPKVSSVKPLLQRMAEEKRFQMERGSIGGSYFMVQLPDGSMEKRMKMPINIDPGVHSSFNLDQLVPGTPLTPVPTVPTLPTISEVKVQEHSSSGATSNSGSMDLKTISSKSKSKRNIDDTKDASEKSENEFKPVIPRNASQPAFTTHVQGLPKNGSVPFFDRIRKTSTGERYKPSLSAIKNSRSTLNSNGDIRKSLHLRLSTSSVMGSRNNNAEVDDSESITFTTSKSSIPKEKPQIIRPLSRKDIFYSGSVVNLPEYQSQKSLANYRQSVLSLPKSVRGDIKDTDVEKAREQPLCPCLVLPDSFKEALATMMDVSLLKNPVFLLIGISNVFGMAGLYVPFVYLVDAAVQDKIERNSASYLLSIIGITNTVGRVACGYIADFPQVDSLLLNNICLIISTVAVAATPFCHSFVAYIIMSIFFGIAISGYISLTSIILVDLLGLDKLTNAFGLLILFRGAAAIVGSPLAGAVYDATKSYSIPFFMAGFFFFMSTVTSFMAPAMKRCTTPQTQPVILDTLTPIDEDIEEENEDDIPEIVETAPSPQEPPEKEIKQIESVL; translated from the exons ACGGAAAGCGAGTATTCTGTAGAAGAACATGCAAGATTAACTAGCGCCGATGGGGCAGGAGATGAGGCATCTCCAGATGATGAGGGGGGCTCATTGTGCGAATACCATGACATACCACCTCCACCAGATGGTGGTTACGGTTGGGTTGTGGTATTTGCATCATTCATGTGTAACATGATAGTGGATGGTATTGCCTACACATTTGGCGTTTTCCTGGGAGAATTTGTTACGTATTTTGGAGAAGGAAAAGGCAAGACTGCATGGGTTGGCTCGTTGTTATCTGGGATGTACCTCAGTGCTG GACCTGTTGTCAGTGCTTTAACAAATAAGTATGGCTGCAGGGCAGTTTGTATGGCTGGTAGTTTTTTAGGTGCAGCGGCATTTGTACTTTCAACGTTTTCAACTAGTGTAAATATGCTAATGATGACTTATGGCGTCATGGGAG GAATTGGATTTGGTCTAATATATTTACCAGCGGTAGTGTGCGtaggttattatttcgaaacCAAAAGATCTCTAGCTACAGGCATTGCTGTATGCGGTTCAGGATTTGGAACATTTGCATTTGCTCCTCTTGCCACAATGTTACTAGAATCGTATAGTTGGAAGGGAGCAAACTTGATTCTTGCTGGCCTTATTTTAAATTGCGCT GTGTTTGGTGCATTGATGAGGCCGTTAGAGTACCCGAAGGTATCTTCTGTTAAACCACTGTTACAAAGAATGGCAGAGGAGAAAAGATTTCAAATGGAGCGCGGGAGTATCGGAGGTTCTTACTTCATGGTACAACTGCCTGATGGATCCATGGAGAAAAGAATGAAGATGCCTATTAACATTGATCCTGGCGTACACTCCAGTTTCAATTTAGACCAATTAGTGCCTG GAACTCCTTTAACACCAGTTCCGACGGTGCCAACCCTTCCCACTATATCGGAAGTGAAAGTGCAAGAGCACTCATCCAGTGGAGCAACCAGCAACAGTGGCAGCATGGATCTGAAGACTATCTCCAGCAAGTCGAAGAGCAAAAGGAACATAGACGATACCAAAGATGCATCAGAAAAGTCTGAGAACGAATTCAAGCCAGTTATTCCTAGAAATGCTTCGCAGCCTGCCTTCACGACTCACGTGCAAGGTTTACCCAAGAACGGGTCCGTACCTTTCTTCGATAGAATTCGCAAAACTAGCACTGGCGAAAGATACAAGCCAAGTCTTAGCGCGATTAAGAATTCCAGATCAACGTTGAATTCTAATGGCGATATTAGAAAAAGCTTGCATTTAAGACTTTCCACGAGCAGCGTTATGGGCTCTCGGAATAATAATGCAGAAGTGGAT GACAGCGAGAGTATTACTTTTACCACTAGCAAATCTAGTATCCCAAAGGAAAAGCCACAAATTATTCGGCCTTTGTCGAGAAAGGACATTTTTTACAGCGGCAGTGTAGTTAATTTGCCAGAATACCAGAGTCAGAAATCACTCGCGAATTATCGTCAGAGCGTTCTTTCATTACCAAAATCTGTTCGCGGAGATATTAAAGATACCGACGTTGAGAAGGCGCGTGAAC aaccTCTATGTCCCTGTTTGGTGTTACCTGACTCGTTTAAAGAGGCTCTGGCAACAATGATGGACGTATCTCTATTGAAAAACCcggtatttcttttaattggtATCAGTAATGTCTTTGGAATGGCTGGATTGTACGTCCCCTTCGTGTACTTAGTAGACGCTGCAGTTCAAGAT aaaatcgaaagaaactCTGCGTCTTATCTATTATCTATAATCGGTATCACAAATACCGTGGGTCGCGTAGCCTGCGGTTACATCGCAGACTTTCCTCAAGTGGACTCCTTGCTGTTGAACAATATCTGTTTAATTATATCAACGGTTGCCGTAGCCGCGACTCCGTTTTGCCATTCGTTCGTTGCTTACATCATCATGAGTATCTTCTTCGGCATAGCTATTT cTGGATACATCTCCTTGACATCGATTATCCTGGTAGATCTCTTAGGATTGGACAAATTGACAAACGCGTTTGGCCttctaattttattcagaGGAGCCGCCGCTATCGTTGGCTCACCCTTGGCAGGCGCCGTTTACGACGCAACGAAAAGCTACAGCATCCCATTCTTCATGGCAggattcttcttcttcatgaGCACCGTTACCAGTTTCATGGCTCCAGCGATGAAACGGTGCACAACGCCACAG ACACAGCCTGTGATATTAGATACATTGACTCCCATCGATGAAGatatcgaagaagaaaacgaggaCGACATCCCCGAAATCGTAGAAACCGCGCCATCCCCGCAAGAACCACccgagaaagaaattaagcAAATAGAGTCTGTTTTATAA